In Tribolium castaneum strain GA2 chromosome 4, icTriCast1.1, whole genome shotgun sequence, one DNA window encodes the following:
- the LOC659074 gene encoding protein LTO1 homolog, with the protein MTDEPEKDINDVFSDILLSEDRIFEQSYNQGYELGKGEENIEAYHLGYHRGAELGAEIGYYTSITSYYLSHKSGDEKIVKELDTLKEMLNSFPRENDPNVDILELIGKIRAKFKKICAVLKLQPSFPESDKLSF; encoded by the exons ATGACAG ATGAGCCCGAAAAAGACATTAACGATGTTTTCTCCGACATTCTCCTGAGCGAGGACCGCATTTTCGAGCAAAGTTACAACCAAGGCTACGAATTAGGAAAAGGGGAAGAAAACATCGAAGCCTACCACTTGGGTTATCATCGTGGGGCCGAATTAGGTGCAGAAATCGGTTATTACACCAGTATTACGTCATATTATTTAAGCCATAAATCAGGTGacgaaaaaatcgtcaaagaACTCGATACTTTGAAGGAAATGTTAAATTCTTTTCCCAGAGAAAATGACCCAAATGTTGATATATTAGAACTCATAGGCAAAATTCGAgcgaaattcaaaaaaatctgcGCGGTTTTGAAACTACAACCCTCTTTTCCCGAGTCTGACAAACTTTCGTTTTAA
- the LOC659153 gene encoding probable methyltransferase-like protein 25 has protein sequence MSSVHIRQTIDSLLAFLEPLLGFANCHMVDFYTQNSYKKFVSPEIQNEIEQIGYENTIKRIFLNEFDATPHLKQFVEDSSKFTLKNCHVCLNLDSFTQKLQSWGCDTLDTFKLEIFMNAKKSHEVEILSAVAAALFRVSQASHVVDLGDGKGYLSSMLALQHQIPVVGIDASNTNTCGAIKRATKLSKVWNGIPKAPHKSLPKKTENFASPHVELYKQVTRFVDERFDLLGLVRDVFPNVSHLGLVGLHTCGDLAASSLKIFSRNEAVKSVCNVGCCYHLLDESGFPLSRFLTDRGFVLGRSARMIANQSVERVLQEGELPNITIFYRAILQVLLEEFCTDLPTKHVGKFRKVPVNFLDYVRLALKRIDVTLDLTDNEVGAIFSRYEKRLNELNVFYLLRCKLSPVVESLILLDRLLFLQEQGFENSFLVQFFDPVVSPRCYGIVAVKNAL, from the coding sequence ATGTCTTCGGTGCACATTAGACAAACAATTGACAGTCTTTTGGCGTTTCTGGAACCATTGTTGGGTTTTGCCAACTGTCACATGGTAGATTTTTACACCCAgaattcctacaaaaaatttgtatcTCCGGAAATTCAAAACGAAATCGAACAAATTGGTTACGAAAACACAATCAAGCGCATTTTCCTGAACGAGTTTGACGCGACCCCTcatttgaaacaatttgtCGAAGACAGCTCAAAATTTACGTTAAAAAACTGCCACGTGTGTCTCAATTTGGACTCTTTCACTCAAAAACTGCAATCGTGGGGCTGTGATACTTTAGATACGTTCAAACTCGAGATTTTCATGAATgcgaaaaaatcgcacgaGGTTGAGATTTTAAGCGCCGTGGCCGCGGCCCTATTCCGGGTCTCGCAAGCGTCTCATGTGGTGGATTTGGGCGATGGCAAGGGCTATCTAAGCTCGATGTTAGCCCTCCAACACCAAATCCCGGTCGTGGGAATAGACGCGTCCAACACTAACACTTGTGGGGCTATCAAGCGCGCCACCAAACTCTCCAAAGTGTGGAACGGCATCCCCAAGGCGCCCCACAAATCGCTCCctaaaaaaaccgaaaatttcGCCAGCCCCCACGTTGAACTTTACAAACAAGTCACGCGGTTTGTTGACGAAAGGTTCGACTTGTTGGGGCTTGTGCGGGACGTTTTTCCCAACGTGTCTCACCTGGGGCTCGTGGGGCTCCACACGTGTGGCGACTTGGCTGCCAGTtccttgaaaatttttagtagAAATGAGGCAGTCAAGTCGGTCTGTAACGTGGGGTGTTGTTATCATTTGCTGGACGAATCGGGGTTTCCCCTAAGTAGGTTTCTCACAGATCGGGGGTTTGTTCTTGGACGAAGCGCCCGAATGATTGCGAATCAATCGGTCGAGAGGGTTTTACAAGAGGGCGAGTTGCCAAACATTACGATTTTTTATCGCGCGATTTTGCAAGTCTTGCTTGAGGAGTTTTGTACAGATTTGCCCACGAAACATGTCGGGAAGTTTCGGAAAGTGCCGGTTAATTTTTTGGACTACGTCCGACTAGCTTTAAAACGAATTGACGTCACTCTTGACTTGACTGATAACGAAGTTGGGGCTATTTTTTCACGTTATGAGAAACGACTCAATGAATTGAATGTTTTTTACTTGTTACGGTGCAAGTTATCACCGGTTGTTGAAAGTTTGATTTTGCTTGATCGCCTCTTGTTTTTACAAGAGCAAGGTTTTGAGAATTCGTTTCTGGTCCAGTTTTTCGATCCTGTTGTGTCACCCCGATGTTATGGCATTGT